Proteins from a genomic interval of Synechococcus sp. A15-28:
- a CDS encoding DUF3370 family protein, which produces MRLGRVPLQVLACVATATCSTVLVRPASAYVALMSGQRAKPLNGSFNRVPVLHSNQPEIVKGPGILVTTAPGTSIAAETNRPLRNAQFTFNGDFGVHMHHKYYPSDAKKLGGRKKRGLLTLGLIAINPRERPVTLTFSSGSVKNSFEAPYLPNNLMGVKPLGKRPWNTGPGDATAVQMLREELDRKLRPSIVIPPRSSKVVVSTDLPARGIANGLLQGRSDGPFQLAVVAAEEKQSEHALLSVLRRGRLAPGRIYLNRIRDIQSGEVFSRVAGVAIGDKYAANIDHNLNQGPLHVPLTSTSRHHFGTRDVQVNPLTTRMVDSALNNVGTYGVRYDVTLNLKGQGVHQLVMSHPVVSGKKPFTAFRGSIRIQQGDAVEEVHVGLRAGESLALSDLRLKPGDSNPVKVSLVYPADATPGHLLSVVPVQQLATLHQRQKKQKAAQETLAAQKKERKVMPNLAPPAAIEPINEQETAPVKVVTPAAEPIQQPAPVRAGPATPPPPLPAILPLPSPRYTDAIRSQQQWLRQLQGR; this is translated from the coding sequence ATGAGGCTCGGACGCGTCCCACTTCAAGTCCTGGCCTGTGTCGCAACTGCGACATGCAGCACTGTGCTTGTGCGCCCTGCCTCGGCCTACGTCGCGCTGATGTCAGGCCAGAGGGCCAAGCCGCTCAATGGCTCCTTCAACCGGGTTCCCGTTCTTCATTCCAATCAGCCTGAAATCGTCAAAGGGCCGGGAATCCTTGTCACGACTGCCCCCGGAACGTCCATCGCTGCGGAAACCAACCGTCCGCTGCGAAATGCGCAATTCACCTTCAACGGCGACTTCGGGGTGCACATGCACCACAAGTACTACCCCTCCGATGCCAAGAAACTGGGGGGACGCAAAAAGCGAGGTCTTCTGACCCTTGGCCTGATCGCCATCAATCCTCGAGAGCGTCCGGTGACGCTGACCTTCTCCAGTGGATCAGTCAAAAACAGTTTTGAGGCCCCATACCTTCCCAACAACCTGATGGGGGTCAAACCCCTCGGAAAGCGACCCTGGAACACGGGTCCGGGTGATGCGACAGCCGTGCAGATGTTGCGCGAAGAACTGGATCGCAAGCTGCGGCCATCAATCGTGATTCCACCCCGTTCCAGCAAAGTCGTCGTCAGCACCGATCTGCCGGCACGAGGCATCGCCAATGGGTTGCTCCAGGGTCGCAGCGATGGTCCCTTTCAATTAGCTGTCGTCGCAGCTGAAGAGAAGCAGAGCGAACATGCTCTTCTATCGGTTCTCCGGCGAGGCCGACTGGCGCCTGGACGCATCTACCTCAACCGCATTCGGGACATTCAATCGGGTGAGGTCTTCTCCCGTGTCGCCGGTGTCGCCATTGGTGACAAGTACGCCGCCAACATTGATCACAACCTCAACCAAGGCCCACTGCATGTGCCTCTGACCAGCACATCACGCCATCATTTCGGGACCCGTGATGTTCAGGTGAATCCCTTGACCACCCGGATGGTCGACTCAGCTTTGAACAATGTCGGAACTTATGGAGTCCGCTACGACGTCACCTTGAATCTCAAAGGACAGGGAGTCCACCAGCTGGTGATGAGCCACCCGGTTGTCTCTGGGAAAAAGCCCTTCACAGCGTTTCGCGGCTCGATCAGAATTCAGCAGGGTGACGCTGTGGAAGAGGTCCATGTGGGCCTTCGAGCCGGCGAAAGTCTCGCCTTGTCGGACCTTCGCTTGAAACCAGGTGACAGCAATCCCGTCAAGGTCAGCCTGGTGTATCCCGCCGATGCGACGCCAGGTCATCTGCTGAGTGTGGTCCCCGTCCAGCAGCTGGCAACGCTGCATCAGCGGCAGAAAAAGCAAAAGGCGGCTCAGGAGACATTGGCCGCTCAGAAAAAAGAGCGCAAGGTGATGCCCAACCTGGCTCCACCCGCTGCGATAGAGCCCATCAACGAACAGGAGACGGCACCCGTCAAAGTTGTTACACCGGCTGCCGAACCGATCCAACAACCCGCTCCTGTCAGAGCGGGGCCTGCCACTCCCCCCCCACCACTACCAGCCATCCTTCCCCTCCCCTCACCTCGTTACACCGATGCCATTCGCAGTCAGCAGCAATGGCTTCGCCAGCTTCAGGGTCGATAA
- a CDS encoding sigma factor SigF, giving the protein MLPPFCCNGSSDHQQRRRQHQERKMAMLMFWRDGLERQLAALNATIGTLHDQMQRDA; this is encoded by the coding sequence ATGCTTCCTCCGTTTTGCTGCAACGGAAGCTCCGATCACCAGCAACGGAGACGTCAGCATCAGGAGCGCAAGATGGCCATGTTGATGTTCTGGCGGGATGGATTGGAGCGACAGCTCGCCGCTCTGAATGCCACCATCGGCACGCTTCATGATCAGATGCAGCGCGACGCCTAA
- a CDS encoding sigma-70 family RNA polymerase sigma factor produces MPFEAFARTHARGAILHYLRDSVALVRLPRRLEEEAQRLCQTSAPQNSHEQWVQATYRAKNRWQPLPMNLQAPAKTGLSMMLNAERRETVQQAFAGLAAKDRQAVNAVVIEGRRLRNVGSSLGVSAMTVQRRV; encoded by the coding sequence GTGCCCTTTGAGGCCTTCGCCAGGACCCATGCCCGAGGGGCGATTCTTCACTACTTACGCGACAGCGTTGCCCTGGTTCGACTGCCACGACGCCTTGAGGAAGAAGCGCAACGGCTGTGTCAAACCAGTGCTCCACAGAACAGTCATGAGCAGTGGGTTCAGGCGACCTATCGAGCAAAAAACCGCTGGCAACCCTTGCCGATGAATCTTCAGGCACCAGCGAAGACAGGATTGTCGATGATGCTCAACGCCGAACGGAGAGAAACCGTTCAACAAGCCTTCGCTGGGCTTGCTGCCAAAGACAGACAAGCCGTGAATGCAGTCGTGATCGAAGGGCGCAGACTGCGCAACGTTGGCAGCAGCCTTGGCGTTTCAGCCATGACTGTCCAACGTCGGGTCTAG
- a CDS encoding ATP adenylyltransferase yields MVAEGLHQRALHRSQEALSNGALRPLSTDIETWSGSGDSGFEIRHLVGAPPRHLRAAGPKPNPFLPWDQRLEITGVGDEHVLILNKYPVQLGHMLLISRGWQPQIGWLSLLDWTAVCQVHQDTAGLWFFNSGPQAGASQPHRHLQLLPREAGDRLCPREPWFQNHLINGNRTTPMDSLSNSIRIKLLPATWSGSALVEIYLELCLQSGLGSPEQVGQPLHPYNLLISDRWMGLVKRARDEMHGYSVNALGFAGYLLSTERSDRTWLAANGPEALLRGVVATDP; encoded by the coding sequence ATGGTCGCCGAGGGATTGCACCAGCGGGCACTGCATCGCAGCCAGGAAGCGCTGAGCAACGGCGCTCTTCGTCCACTCAGTACGGACATCGAGACCTGGAGCGGCAGCGGAGACAGCGGCTTTGAAATCCGCCATCTGGTGGGTGCCCCTCCTCGACACCTGAGAGCTGCCGGCCCGAAACCCAATCCATTCCTCCCGTGGGATCAGCGCCTTGAAATCACAGGCGTCGGCGACGAGCACGTCCTGATCCTCAACAAATATCCAGTGCAACTGGGGCACATGTTGCTGATCAGCCGCGGCTGGCAACCCCAGATCGGCTGGTTATCGCTGTTGGATTGGACGGCGGTGTGCCAAGTCCATCAGGACACAGCTGGGCTCTGGTTCTTCAACAGCGGGCCCCAGGCTGGAGCCAGCCAACCCCATCGCCATCTGCAGCTGTTGCCAAGGGAGGCCGGCGATCGACTCTGTCCCCGAGAGCCGTGGTTTCAGAACCACTTGATCAACGGGAACAGAACAACGCCCATGGACAGCCTCAGCAACAGCATTCGCATCAAACTGCTGCCTGCAACGTGGTCCGGTTCAGCACTCGTCGAGATCTACCTCGAGCTCTGTCTCCAGAGCGGCCTGGGTTCACCAGAGCAGGTTGGGCAACCATTGCATCCCTACAACCTTCTGATCAGTGATCGCTGGATGGGCTTGGTCAAACGGGCACGTGATGAGATGCATGGATACAGCGTCAACGCCCTTGGCTTTGCGGGATATCTGCTGAGCACGGAGCGATCAGATCGGACCTGGTTGGCAGCCAACGGCCCCGAAGCCTTGCTCAGGGGTGTGGTCGCCACAGATCCGTGA
- a CDS encoding SDR family oxidoreductase, with protein MTTHGDDAWTGLALVVGTGGIGSALTAQLKQQCQGLRVITAGRQGSPAQDLCLDLERDGDLEALTETLRAESDELRLVVNATGRLHGPGLVPEKRLKQVGRSALLEQFSINAIAPVLLARAVEPLLQRDRPFHFASLSARVGSIADNRSGGWYSYRAAKAAQNQLLKCLSIEWRRRWPLATVTLLHPGTTDTDLSKPFQTFVPPEKLFTPLRAAEQLVNVLLAQEPEDSGAFLAWDGQPIDW; from the coding sequence ATGACGACCCATGGGGATGACGCCTGGACGGGACTGGCACTGGTGGTTGGCACCGGTGGCATCGGCTCAGCCTTAACAGCGCAGCTGAAGCAGCAGTGCCAGGGTCTTCGGGTCATCACCGCAGGACGGCAGGGGTCACCCGCCCAGGACCTGTGCCTCGACCTGGAACGGGATGGGGATCTTGAGGCCTTGACGGAGACCCTGCGTGCGGAGTCTGACGAGCTGCGGCTGGTGGTGAATGCCACAGGTCGACTGCACGGTCCTGGCCTTGTTCCTGAAAAGCGACTCAAGCAGGTGGGGCGCAGCGCCCTACTGGAGCAGTTCTCGATCAATGCCATCGCCCCGGTGTTGCTCGCCCGCGCTGTGGAACCCCTGCTGCAGCGTGATCGCCCTTTTCATTTCGCCAGCCTCAGCGCACGCGTCGGCAGCATCGCTGATAACCGCAGCGGTGGTTGGTACAGCTACAGGGCGGCCAAGGCTGCTCAGAACCAGCTGCTCAAATGCCTGAGCATCGAATGGCGTCGTCGCTGGCCGCTCGCCACCGTCACGCTGCTCCATCCCGGCACAACCGACACCGACCTGTCCAAGCCGTTCCAGACCTTCGTTCCACCGGAGAAGTTGTTCACGCCACTAAGGGCCGCGGAACAGCTCGTCAACGTGCTGCTCGCTCAGGAACCGGAGGATTCAGGTGCATTCCTGGCCTGGGATGGTCAACCGATCGACTGGTGA
- a CDS encoding DUF2237 domain-containing protein codes for MTSTSARSAPLNVLGKPLLVCGCSPMTGWYRDGTCQTDPSDLGQHSICCVMTEAFLRYSKAQGNDLSTPVPAFQFPGLKPGDRWCVCAPRWKQAYDDGMAPLVCLEATEDRALSVVSLDQLKEHAHQSIG; via the coding sequence ATGACCAGCACATCAGCCCGTTCAGCCCCGCTCAACGTTCTCGGGAAGCCGCTGCTGGTGTGCGGATGCTCACCAATGACCGGCTGGTACCGCGACGGCACCTGTCAGACCGATCCAAGCGATCTCGGCCAGCACAGCATCTGCTGTGTCATGACCGAAGCCTTTCTTCGCTACAGCAAAGCGCAGGGGAACGACCTCTCCACCCCGGTACCGGCCTTCCAGTTCCCTGGGCTGAAGCCTGGTGACCGTTGGTGTGTGTGCGCGCCGCGTTGGAAGCAGGCCTACGACGACGGCATGGCCCCCCTGGTGTGTCTCGAGGCCACAGAGGACAGGGCACTGAGCGTGGTCAGTCTTGATCAGCTGAAGGAACACGCTCACCAGTCGATCGGTTGA
- a CDS encoding DUF4090 family protein → MAIAGPDGVDAAIKAGVDLDGSPIPVAMLELYNEVMDLESQRARSGVLKSMRNRVVKTGAKHFDQASLNQRLLDAGWDGLKDKEIAFYFG, encoded by the coding sequence ATGGCGATTGCCGGACCCGATGGCGTGGATGCCGCCATCAAGGCAGGCGTTGATCTCGATGGATCACCGATTCCAGTGGCAATGCTCGAGCTCTACAACGAGGTGATGGACCTGGAGAGCCAGCGCGCCAGGAGCGGTGTGCTCAAGTCCATGCGCAACCGCGTGGTCAAGACCGGCGCAAAGCACTTCGACCAAGCAAGCCTGAACCAACGGCTCCTCGATGCAGGTTGGGACGGTCTGAAGGACAAGGAAATCGCCTTCTACTTCGGCTGA
- the metH gene encoding methionine synthase: MVVAQASRQLTTSRFLNHLNGPERPVLVFDGATGTSLQGLDLTAEDFGGPELEGCNENLAVTKPEAVKAVHRQFLEVGCDVIETDTFGAASIVLAEYGLEDKAFELNKRAAELAREMADEFSTPEKPRFVAGSMGPTTKLPTLGHIDFDTMRASFREQAEGLIAGDVDLFIVETCQDVLQIKAALQGIEEAFEATGERRALMVSVTMETTGTMLVGTDIAAVVSILEPFPIDILGLNCATGPEQMKEHIRYLSEHSPFTVSCIPNAGLPENVGGVAHYRLTPVELKMQLMHFVEDLGVQVIGGCCGTTPSHIGSLAELAAELKPAERSSRHGAASDEDVRPALNYEPAAASIYGVTPYQQDNSFLIIGERLNASGSLKVRELLAEEDWDGLVSVARGQVKENAHVLDVNVDYVGRDGEQDMHHLVSRLVTNVNLPLMLDSTEWQKMEAGLKVAGGKCILNSTNFEDGDERFFKVLELARRYGAGVVVGTIDEDGMARTAEKKFAIAQRAYRDALEFGIPAHEIFYDPLALPISTGIEEDRLNGKATVDSIRMIRENLPGVHVVLGVSNVSFGLSPAARITLNSVFLHDCCEAGMDAAIVSPAKILPLIKISEEHQTVCRDLINDNRRFDDGICVYDPLTELTKLFEGVSAKEARASGPSLADLPIEERLKQHIIDGERIGLEPSLDEALQAYPPLQIINTFLLDGMKVVGELFGSGQMQLPFVLQSAETMKSAVAFLEPHMETAEGESTSKGKFMIATVKGDVHDIGKNLVDIILTNNGYEVVNLGIKQSCEAIVEAQHEHKADCIAMSGLLVKSTAFMKDNLKAFNESGIEVPVILGGAALTPRFVQKDCREVYNGKVIYGRDAFADLRFMDALMDAKGNDNWSNIDGFLADAPSGVGLDEESESASAESSASAAKTPKEAATPQLPVTTERSEAVPAELAPKAPFQGSVVITEADVDIEEVFSYLDRNALFAGQWQLRKTQQQSREDYEAMLADKAEPVLQQWMERCLNESLLTPRAAYGYFPVGRDGNALRVFDANGEHELGRFDLPRQRSGNRYCIADFFQDMTADGRPTDVLPMQAVTMGVKASEVAQELFKGDQYSDYLYFHGLAVQMAEAMAEWVHARIRRELGFADPDGMPLRDVLAQRYRGSRYSFGYPACPNVADSRQQLAWLGADRIGLSMDASDQLSPEQSTTALVALHSKARYFSA; encoded by the coding sequence ATGGTGGTGGCGCAGGCATCCCGGCAACTCACCACGTCACGCTTCCTGAACCACCTGAATGGACCGGAACGGCCCGTGCTGGTGTTTGACGGTGCCACCGGCACCAGCCTCCAGGGTCTGGATCTCACCGCGGAGGATTTCGGTGGCCCTGAGCTGGAAGGCTGCAATGAAAATCTGGCCGTCACCAAACCCGAGGCGGTCAAAGCGGTCCACCGTCAGTTCCTCGAGGTGGGCTGCGATGTGATCGAAACAGACACCTTCGGCGCCGCCTCGATCGTTCTGGCGGAATACGGGCTGGAGGACAAGGCCTTTGAACTGAACAAACGGGCCGCCGAACTGGCCCGGGAAATGGCCGACGAATTCAGCACCCCAGAGAAACCTCGCTTCGTTGCCGGTTCCATGGGGCCCACCACCAAGCTGCCGACCCTGGGGCATATCGACTTCGACACGATGCGGGCTTCGTTCCGCGAGCAGGCCGAAGGACTGATTGCCGGCGATGTTGATCTGTTCATCGTCGAGACCTGCCAGGACGTTCTACAGATCAAGGCAGCCCTGCAGGGCATTGAGGAGGCCTTTGAAGCCACCGGCGAGCGACGGGCCCTGATGGTGTCCGTGACCATGGAAACCACCGGCACCATGCTCGTCGGCACGGACATCGCTGCCGTGGTGTCGATTCTCGAGCCGTTCCCCATCGACATCCTCGGCCTCAACTGCGCCACCGGGCCGGAGCAGATGAAGGAGCACATCCGGTATCTCTCCGAGCATTCCCCCTTCACGGTGAGCTGCATTCCCAATGCGGGCTTGCCCGAAAATGTCGGTGGCGTAGCCCATTACCGCCTCACTCCTGTTGAGCTGAAGATGCAGCTCATGCACTTCGTCGAGGACCTTGGCGTCCAGGTGATCGGTGGCTGCTGCGGCACAACCCCAAGCCATATCGGCTCGCTGGCGGAGTTAGCCGCTGAGCTCAAACCGGCGGAGCGCAGCTCCCGTCACGGAGCAGCGTCTGATGAAGATGTGCGTCCAGCGCTCAACTACGAACCAGCTGCGGCCTCGATCTACGGCGTCACCCCATATCAACAGGACAACTCGTTCCTGATCATCGGGGAACGACTCAATGCCAGTGGCAGCCTCAAGGTGCGCGAACTACTGGCGGAAGAGGACTGGGATGGTCTGGTGTCCGTGGCCCGTGGTCAGGTCAAGGAGAACGCTCATGTTCTTGACGTCAACGTCGACTACGTCGGCCGTGACGGAGAGCAGGACATGCATCACCTGGTGAGCCGTCTGGTCACCAATGTCAACCTGCCACTGATGCTCGACTCCACGGAGTGGCAAAAGATGGAGGCCGGCCTCAAGGTTGCAGGCGGCAAGTGCATCCTCAACTCCACCAACTTCGAAGACGGGGACGAGCGTTTCTTCAAGGTGCTCGAGCTAGCCCGTCGTTACGGGGCTGGTGTGGTGGTCGGAACCATCGATGAAGACGGCATGGCCCGGACGGCGGAGAAGAAGTTCGCCATCGCGCAGCGGGCCTACCGGGACGCGCTTGAGTTCGGAATTCCAGCCCATGAGATCTTCTACGACCCCCTCGCCCTGCCCATCTCCACCGGCATCGAGGAGGACCGGCTCAATGGCAAGGCCACGGTGGACTCCATTCGCATGATTCGAGAGAACCTCCCGGGGGTTCATGTCGTTCTGGGGGTCAGCAACGTCAGCTTCGGCCTCTCCCCGGCAGCCCGGATCACGCTCAATTCCGTCTTCCTCCACGACTGCTGTGAAGCGGGCATGGATGCTGCCATCGTCAGCCCGGCCAAGATTCTTCCGCTGATCAAGATCAGCGAAGAGCACCAGACGGTGTGCCGTGATCTGATCAACGACAACCGTCGCTTCGACGATGGAATCTGCGTTTACGACCCGCTCACTGAACTCACAAAGCTGTTCGAAGGGGTCAGCGCCAAGGAAGCCCGGGCGTCAGGCCCCTCCCTCGCCGACCTGCCGATCGAGGAGCGGCTCAAGCAACACATCATCGACGGGGAGCGCATTGGCCTTGAGCCCTCCCTGGACGAAGCGCTGCAGGCTTACCCCCCTCTACAGATCATCAACACCTTCCTGCTGGACGGCATGAAGGTGGTGGGCGAGCTGTTCGGCAGCGGCCAGATGCAGCTCCCCTTCGTGCTGCAAAGCGCCGAGACGATGAAATCCGCCGTGGCCTTCCTGGAACCTCACATGGAGACGGCGGAGGGTGAGAGCACGAGCAAGGGCAAATTCATGATCGCCACCGTGAAGGGCGATGTCCACGACATCGGCAAGAACCTTGTCGACATCATTCTCACCAACAACGGCTACGAGGTGGTCAATCTCGGCATCAAACAAAGCTGTGAGGCGATCGTGGAAGCCCAGCACGAGCACAAGGCTGACTGCATCGCCATGAGTGGTCTGCTGGTGAAATCCACGGCTTTCATGAAGGACAACCTCAAGGCCTTCAATGAATCCGGGATCGAGGTACCCGTCATCTTGGGTGGTGCTGCCCTGACGCCACGCTTTGTGCAGAAGGACTGCCGCGAGGTCTACAACGGCAAAGTCATCTATGGCCGTGATGCCTTCGCTGACCTCCGGTTCATGGATGCCCTGATGGATGCCAAGGGCAACGACAACTGGAGCAACATCGACGGATTCCTGGCCGATGCCCCCAGCGGAGTCGGCCTTGATGAGGAGAGTGAGTCGGCATCGGCGGAGAGCTCCGCGTCTGCTGCGAAGACCCCGAAGGAGGCCGCAACTCCTCAGTTGCCGGTCACCACGGAGCGATCCGAAGCTGTGCCGGCAGAGCTGGCACCCAAGGCCCCGTTCCAGGGTTCTGTCGTCATCACAGAAGCTGACGTCGACATTGAAGAGGTCTTCAGCTACCTGGATCGCAACGCTCTGTTTGCGGGTCAGTGGCAACTGCGCAAGACCCAGCAGCAGTCTCGGGAGGATTACGAGGCGATGCTGGCGGACAAGGCTGAGCCTGTCCTGCAGCAGTGGATGGAGCGCTGTCTGAATGAGTCATTGCTCACACCCCGGGCGGCTTACGGCTATTTCCCTGTCGGCCGCGACGGCAATGCCCTGAGGGTTTTTGACGCCAATGGCGAGCATGAGCTCGGCCGTTTTGACCTCCCTCGTCAGCGCTCCGGTAACCGCTATTGCATTGCGGATTTCTTCCAGGACATGACCGCTGACGGACGCCCCACGGACGTGCTGCCGATGCAGGCGGTGACCATGGGCGTCAAGGCCAGTGAAGTGGCTCAGGAGCTGTTCAAAGGCGATCAGTACAGCGATTACCTCTACTTCCACGGACTGGCGGTTCAGATGGCCGAAGCGATGGCGGAATGGGTCCACGCCCGCATTCGACGGGAGCTGGGCTTTGCTGATCCAGATGGCATGCCGCTGCGGGATGTCCTGGCTCAGCGCTACCGCGGCAGTCGCTACTCCTTCGGTTACCCCGCCTGCCCCAACGTGGCTGATTCGCGTCAGCAATTGGCCTGGCTCGGTGCCGACCGCATCGGCCTCTCCATGGACGCCAGCGATCAGCTCTCCCCTGAGCAGAGCACCACAGCACTGGTGGCGCTTCACAGCAAGGCTCGCTACTTCAGCGCATAG
- a CDS encoding branched-chain amino acid transaminase → MHQFLPYAWFQGQCVPFEEARISIATHALHYGTGAFGGMRAIPDPQGNGSMLLFRADRHARRLSQSARLLLTDLSEARILEALTAMLQANKPQQPIYLRPFVYTSDLGIAPRLHDIETDFLIYGLPLGDYLSPEGVSCRISSWTRQEDRSLPLRGKISGAYITSSLAKTEAVQSGFDEALLLNSRGKISEASGMNLFLVRDGQLITPGVDQDILEGITRASVIELAKAMQIPVVERPVDKTELFIANEVFLTGTAAKITPIRQIESTQLNTDRPVMTALKSRLVAITEGCDPAYEHWVTRIPIG, encoded by the coding sequence ATGCATCAGTTCCTGCCCTACGCCTGGTTTCAGGGTCAGTGCGTCCCCTTCGAGGAGGCCAGGATCTCCATCGCCACCCATGCCTTGCACTACGGCACCGGAGCGTTCGGGGGGATGCGGGCCATCCCCGATCCGCAGGGCAACGGATCGATGCTGCTGTTTCGAGCCGATCGCCACGCAAGGCGGTTGAGTCAGAGCGCGCGTCTGCTGCTGACGGATCTGAGCGAAGCTAGGATTCTTGAAGCGCTGACGGCGATGCTGCAGGCCAACAAGCCGCAGCAGCCCATCTACCTGCGTCCATTCGTTTACACCAGCGATCTCGGCATCGCCCCACGTCTGCACGATATTGAGACCGACTTCCTGATCTACGGCCTACCTCTCGGGGATTACCTGTCTCCGGAGGGGGTCAGTTGCCGCATCAGCAGTTGGACCCGTCAGGAGGACCGTTCTCTCCCCCTTCGAGGAAAGATCTCTGGGGCCTACATCACCAGTTCCCTCGCCAAAACGGAGGCGGTCCAGAGCGGATTCGACGAAGCACTGTTGCTGAACAGCCGCGGAAAAATCAGTGAGGCCAGTGGCATGAACCTGTTTCTGGTCCGCGACGGACAGCTGATCACCCCTGGTGTGGATCAGGACATCCTGGAGGGGATTACCAGGGCAAGCGTGATCGAACTGGCCAAAGCCATGCAGATTCCTGTGGTGGAGCGGCCTGTGGACAAAACCGAGCTGTTCATTGCCAATGAGGTGTTCCTCACCGGTACAGCCGCCAAGATCACACCGATCCGGCAGATCGAATCGACGCAGCTGAACACGGATCGACCGGTGATGACCGCATTGAAGTCGCGGCTCGTGGCGATCACCGAAGGGTGCGATCCGGCCTATGAGCACTGGGTGACCCGAATTCCAATCGGCTGA